From a region of the Haloferax volcanii DS2 genome:
- the corA gene encoding magnesium/cobalt transporter CorA yields the protein MISALVYRDDGASAYEETALDAARDADGTTWVRATTGEEFDRVAEAFGIHSLSVEDVRNDARPKTEEYDEYTFVLVRMATLRAGEQVFEEEVQTRPVGLCFGDDWLVTLTRRELEPINYVWNAIEREEPRMLRFGPDYVGYRVIDRIVDEYFGLLDEVGGEIELIEDSIFEGPDPEVLEGLNAVRRDLLSFRKTVWPTREAVGVLARGDPDYVREATEKYYRDVYDHLVELVDLTETYRDLARGARDIYLNTLSQSTNEVMKTLTVVATIILPLTLVVGIYGMNFDPGASAFNMPELGWAYGYPATMLGMALVSGVLLVYFRREHWL from the coding sequence GTGATTTCGGCGCTCGTCTACCGCGACGACGGCGCGTCGGCCTACGAGGAGACCGCGCTGGACGCGGCGCGCGACGCCGACGGGACGACGTGGGTTCGCGCGACGACCGGTGAGGAGTTCGACCGCGTCGCCGAGGCGTTCGGCATCCACTCGCTTTCGGTCGAGGACGTGCGGAACGACGCCCGACCGAAGACCGAGGAGTACGACGAGTACACGTTCGTCCTCGTCCGAATGGCGACGCTCCGCGCCGGCGAGCAGGTGTTCGAAGAGGAGGTCCAGACCAGACCCGTGGGGCTCTGCTTCGGTGACGACTGGCTCGTGACGCTGACGCGCCGGGAGTTGGAACCGATAAACTACGTCTGGAACGCCATCGAGCGCGAAGAGCCGCGGATGCTCCGGTTCGGGCCGGACTACGTGGGCTATCGCGTCATCGACCGCATCGTCGACGAGTACTTCGGGCTGTTGGACGAGGTCGGCGGGGAAATCGAGCTCATCGAGGACAGCATCTTCGAGGGGCCCGACCCGGAGGTGCTCGAAGGGCTGAACGCGGTCCGGCGCGACCTGCTGTCGTTCCGAAAGACGGTGTGGCCGACGCGCGAGGCCGTCGGGGTGCTCGCCCGCGGCGACCCCGACTACGTCCGCGAGGCGACGGAGAAGTACTACCGCGACGTGTACGACCACCTCGTCGAGTTGGTCGACCTGACGGAGACGTACCGCGACCTCGCGCGCGGCGCGCGAGATATCTACCTTAACACCCTCTCGCAGTCGACGAACGAGGTGATGAAGACACTCACCGTCGTCGCGACCATCATCCTCCCGCTCACGCTCGTCGTCGGCATCTACGGCATGAACTTCGACCCCGGCGCGTCGGCGTTCAACATGCCCGAACTCGGCTGGGCCTACGGCTACCCGGCGACGATGCTCGGGATGGCGCTCGTCTCCGGGGTCCTCCTCGTCTACTTCCGCCGGGAACACTGGCTCTGA
- a CDS encoding transcription initiation factor IIB, which yields MSDTITTRTYSADAKSRDVRPRESERDETQQDETQVCPECSGHLVTDEEHGETICEDCGLVVEDTVVDRGPEWRAFDSAERDSKSRVGAPTTKMMHDKGLSTNIGWQNKDAYGKSLSPRQREQMQRLRTWNERFRTRDSKERNLKQALGEIDRMASALGLPENVRETASVIYRRALNDDLLPGRSIEGVATSALYASARMAGTPRSLDELEKVSRVDKMELTRTYRYIVRELKLEIKPADPEQYVPRFASELGLSDEAERQARQLLRDAKETGIHSGKSPVGLAAAAVYAAALLTNEKVTQSEVSTVADISEVTIRNRYKELLEVQDGTLLA from the coding sequence ATGAGCGACACGATAACCACCCGAACGTACAGTGCCGACGCAAAGAGCAGGGACGTCCGTCCCCGCGAGTCAGAGCGAGACGAAACGCAGCAGGACGAAACACAGGTCTGCCCCGAGTGCAGCGGCCACCTCGTCACCGACGAGGAACACGGCGAGACCATCTGCGAAGACTGCGGCCTCGTCGTCGAGGACACCGTGGTCGACCGCGGCCCCGAGTGGCGCGCGTTCGACTCCGCCGAGCGCGACAGCAAGTCCCGCGTCGGCGCGCCTACGACGAAGATGATGCACGACAAGGGGCTGTCGACCAACATCGGCTGGCAGAACAAAGACGCCTACGGCAAGTCCCTCTCGCCGCGGCAGCGCGAGCAGATGCAGCGGCTCCGCACGTGGAACGAGCGGTTCCGCACCCGCGACTCCAAGGAGCGCAACCTCAAGCAGGCGCTCGGCGAAATCGACCGCATGGCCTCGGCGCTCGGCCTCCCCGAGAACGTCCGCGAGACCGCCTCGGTCATCTACCGCCGCGCGCTCAACGACGACCTGCTCCCGGGCCGTTCCATCGAGGGCGTCGCCACCTCGGCGCTGTACGCGTCGGCCCGGATGGCCGGAACTCCCCGGTCGCTCGACGAGCTGGAGAAGGTCTCGCGCGTCGATAAGATGGAGCTCACCCGGACGTACCGCTACATCGTCCGCGAGCTGAAGCTCGAAATCAAGCCCGCCGACCCCGAGCAGTACGTCCCGCGGTTCGCCAGCGAACTCGGTCTCTCCGACGAGGCCGAGCGACAGGCCCGCCAGCTCCTCCGCGACGCGAAGGAGACCGGCATCCACTCGGGCAAGTCGCCGGTCGGCCTCGCCGCCGCCGCCGTCTACGCCGCCGCCCTCCTCACCAACGAGAAGGTAACCCAAAGCGAGGTCTCGACGGTCGCGGACATCTCCGAGGTCACCATCCGCAACCGGTACAAGGAGCTGCTCGAAGTCCAAGACGGCACCCTGCTCGCGTAA
- a CDS encoding DUF7836 family putative zinc-binding protein: MVEAFVRLLCPECGKDWETNPTELPAHRDNYSCQSCGATRRTAEFMRTERDLQTLKQFE; encoded by the coding sequence ATGGTTGAAGCGTTCGTCCGCCTGTTGTGCCCCGAGTGTGGAAAGGACTGGGAGACGAATCCGACCGAACTCCCCGCTCACCGCGACAACTACTCGTGTCAGAGCTGTGGCGCGACGCGGCGCACGGCCGAGTTCATGCGGACGGAGCGCGACCTCCAGACGCTCAAGCAGTTCGAGTAG
- a CDS encoding translation initiation factor IF-2 subunit beta — translation MDYDDQLDRALSASPDVAEGDDRFSVPEPTVRQEGNVTVYENFAATHDRLAREATHVLKFFQTELGTSAQIDDRGRARFTGEFRQRRIADALDEYVESFVLCSECGSPDTKLTSQRGADVLKCDACGALSAIPDL, via the coding sequence ATGGACTACGACGACCAACTGGACCGCGCGCTCTCGGCGTCCCCGGATGTCGCGGAAGGCGACGACCGCTTCAGCGTCCCGGAGCCGACGGTCCGCCAGGAGGGGAACGTCACGGTCTACGAGAACTTCGCGGCGACCCACGACCGACTCGCCCGCGAGGCGACGCACGTCCTGAAGTTCTTCCAGACGGAGTTGGGCACGAGCGCCCAAATCGACGACCGCGGCCGCGCGCGCTTCACCGGCGAGTTCCGCCAGCGCCGCATCGCCGACGCGCTCGACGAGTACGTCGAGTCGTTCGTGCTGTGCAGCGAGTGCGGGTCTCCCGACACGAAGCTCACCTCCCAGCGGGGTGCCGACGTGCTGAAGTGCGACGCGTGCGGCGCGCTCTCAGCGATTCCCGATCTGTAA
- a CDS encoding UPF0058 family protein has protein sequence MKKQELIHLHGLLAEVHTQIEAWEDEEISLVEYNELGVRPTSIHKSKTDHKAAVFKLAKGITGAMREAEPEPLAPQAD, from the coding sequence ATGAAGAAGCAGGAACTCATCCACCTGCACGGTCTGCTCGCAGAAGTCCACACCCAGATTGAGGCCTGGGAGGACGAGGAAATCAGTCTCGTCGAGTACAACGAACTCGGCGTACGACCGACATCCATCCACAAGTCCAAGACGGACCACAAAGCAGCCGTGTTTAAACTGGCGAAAGGAATCACCGGAGCGATGCGCGAGGCCGAACCAGAGCCGCTCGCACCGCAAGCCGACTGA
- a CDS encoding DUF555 domain-containing protein, producing the protein MDCRVVVEAAVPVYDVETVDEAIRIAISKTGEMLNPDLKYVEISMGARTSPGGEEFPPAFIAADEALVALELEMTVFNVEQEEHASRIARKEIGQRLENIPLKVLSVDRVDHESVETDGEGGTRTETGASDPDETLVDFDDLVDGR; encoded by the coding sequence ATGGACTGCAGAGTCGTCGTCGAGGCCGCGGTCCCGGTGTACGACGTGGAGACCGTCGACGAGGCGATTCGTATCGCCATCTCGAAGACCGGCGAGATGCTCAATCCCGACCTGAAGTACGTCGAGATTAGCATGGGCGCGCGCACCTCGCCCGGCGGCGAGGAGTTTCCCCCCGCCTTTATCGCCGCGGACGAGGCGCTCGTCGCCCTCGAACTGGAGATGACCGTCTTCAACGTCGAACAGGAGGAACACGCCTCGCGCATCGCGCGCAAGGAAATCGGCCAACGCCTCGAAAACATCCCGCTGAAAGTGCTGTCCGTCGACCGCGTCGACCACGAGTCGGTCGAGACCGATGGCGAGGGCGGCACCCGAACCGAAACCGGTGCATCTGACCCCGACGAAACGCTCGTCGACTTCGACGACCTCGTCGACGGCCGCTGA
- a CDS encoding DNA-3-methyladenine glycosylase family protein — protein METGVIDLGSLDGAFDLQSTLESGQSYLWDRPDGRMYERDAAHGGDAWYQTVVPPLDGVSDESAVVRVRQTDGALEWESNVDAVPLLTHLLRLDDDLDAIVSEMPDEPLVRRAYEAYPGMRLVRDPPFGCLVSFICSAQMRVSRIFGMQSRLRETYGERVEFDGETYFAYPTPERLAEATEDELRDLSLGYRAPYVRRTAEMVATGEATPAEARGRDYEDAREFLTTFVGVGDKVADCVLLFSLDYLEAVPLDTWIRSAIEEHYPDCDRGNYADTSRAIRERLGGRYAGYTQTYVFHYLRSGGE, from the coding sequence ATGGAGACGGGTGTCATCGACCTCGGGAGCCTCGACGGAGCGTTCGACCTCCAATCGACGCTGGAAAGCGGCCAGTCGTACCTCTGGGACCGCCCCGACGGCCGGATGTACGAGCGCGACGCGGCCCACGGCGGCGACGCGTGGTACCAGACGGTCGTCCCGCCGCTCGACGGCGTCTCCGACGAGTCCGCCGTCGTCAGGGTCCGCCAGACCGACGGCGCGCTGGAATGGGAGTCCAACGTCGACGCCGTCCCGCTTCTCACCCACTTGCTCCGCCTCGACGACGACCTCGACGCCATCGTCTCGGAGATGCCCGACGAACCGCTGGTCCGGCGGGCCTACGAGGCGTACCCGGGGATGCGACTCGTCCGCGACCCGCCGTTCGGCTGTCTCGTCTCGTTCATCTGCTCGGCGCAGATGCGCGTCTCCCGCATCTTCGGGATGCAGTCGCGGCTCAGAGAGACCTACGGCGAGCGCGTCGAGTTCGACGGCGAGACGTACTTCGCGTACCCGACCCCCGAGCGACTGGCCGAAGCCACCGAAGACGAACTGCGCGACCTCAGCCTCGGCTACCGCGCGCCGTACGTCCGGCGGACGGCCGAGATGGTCGCCACGGGCGAGGCGACACCCGCCGAGGCCCGCGGCCGCGACTACGAGGACGCCCGCGAGTTCCTGACGACGTTCGTCGGCGTCGGTGACAAGGTCGCGGACTGCGTCTTGTTGTTCTCGCTCGACTACCTCGAAGCCGTCCCGCTCGACACGTGGATTCGGTCGGCCATCGAGGAACATTACCCCGACTGCGACCGGGGGAACTACGCCGACACCTCGCGGGCCATCCGCGAGCGCCTCGGCGGTCGCTACGCCGGCTACACCCAGACGTACGTGTTTCACTACCTTCGCTCAGGCGGGGAGTGA
- a CDS encoding mechanosensitive ion channel family protein, protein MSRRLGLGAFAAGLLAAVLSALVRATTPLSEFDVPNADLSLSTGLSAAAVALAGVLGAFTDQWLGVLVSFGVIGFAVTFALQQPILSFIGWFYILVSRPYAVGDRVNIGSVPGDVAEIDFLVTTLWETGGPLASNQPTGRTVTVPNSLVLSSEVVNYGALFDRVWTEIPVQVSYETDLPFVRRLLLDVADGPTVNVAQVESWVVFRLRVLVPPTRAQRVKNRLYERILDRLADHPDRVSFPVSRNR, encoded by the coding sequence ATGTCTCGCCGCCTCGGCCTCGGCGCGTTCGCCGCCGGGCTTCTCGCCGCGGTCCTCTCGGCGCTCGTCCGCGCGACGACCCCGCTTTCGGAGTTCGACGTACCCAACGCCGACCTGTCTCTCTCGACCGGGCTGTCGGCCGCCGCGGTCGCGCTCGCCGGCGTCCTCGGGGCGTTCACGGACCAGTGGCTCGGCGTGTTGGTCTCCTTCGGCGTCATCGGCTTCGCCGTCACCTTCGCGCTCCAACAGCCGATTCTCTCCTTCATCGGCTGGTTTTACATCCTCGTGAGCCGCCCCTACGCGGTCGGTGACCGCGTCAACATCGGCTCGGTCCCCGGCGACGTGGCCGAAATCGACTTCCTCGTCACGACGCTCTGGGAGACCGGCGGCCCCCTCGCGTCGAACCAGCCGACCGGCCGGACCGTCACCGTCCCGAACTCGCTGGTCCTCTCCTCCGAGGTCGTCAACTACGGCGCGCTGTTCGACCGCGTCTGGACCGAGATACCCGTGCAGGTGTCCTACGAGACGGACCTCCCGTTCGTCCGCCGACTCCTCTTGGACGTGGCCGACGGTCCGACCGTCAACGTCGCACAGGTGGAGTCGTGGGTCGTCTTCCGACTCCGCGTGCTCGTCCCGCCGACACGCGCCCAGCGCGTCAAAAACCGGCTGTACGAGCGCATCCTCGACCGACTGGCCGACCACCCGGACCGCGTCAGCTTCCCGGTGAGCCGCAACCGCTGA
- the malQ gene encoding 4-alpha-glucanotransferase — MRLSRQSGVFMHVTSVPGPHGIGDLGDGARAFVDFLADAEQSMWQFCPLGPTEPAMANSPYQSTSSFAGNPLLIDLTDLVARGWLTDADLEPVPDFDPLAVDYERVGEYKRSRLRAAFDRFEAEATEDDRAALDAFREREAGWLDDYALFAALKDEFRRAWIDWPTELKTRDPDALADARAEYADEIRYREFVQFCFDEQWRALADYADEKGITLVGDLPIYVALDSADVWAAPEAFDLTESNEPAVVAGVPPNPDDAGQRWGNPLYDWETLREDGYGWWLDRLRRLFDLVDVTRIDHFKGFDEFWAIDADSDDPGDGEWRDAPGHDFFETVERELDDLPFVVEDLGFLDASLVDLRDRFAFPGMRVPQYADWCREGDMYQPMHYPESSVAYTSTHDTDTFVGYYRDLDDRTRDCLHYNIGADGSEIHWSIIDAVWNSASVLAFTTTQDLLGLGSDARFNTPGTQTGNWEWRVTREGLDDGVADRLASLTDLHIRN, encoded by the coding sequence ATGCGACTTTCTCGACAGAGCGGGGTGTTCATGCACGTCACCTCGGTCCCGGGGCCCCACGGCATCGGCGACCTCGGCGACGGCGCGCGCGCTTTCGTGGACTTCCTCGCCGACGCCGAACAGTCGATGTGGCAGTTCTGCCCCCTCGGGCCGACCGAACCCGCCATGGCGAACTCGCCGTACCAGTCGACCTCCTCGTTCGCCGGCAATCCGCTTCTCATCGACCTCACCGACCTCGTAGCCCGCGGGTGGCTCACCGACGCCGACCTCGAACCCGTCCCCGACTTCGACCCTCTCGCGGTCGACTACGAGCGCGTCGGCGAGTACAAGCGCTCGCGGCTCCGCGCCGCCTTCGACCGCTTCGAGGCCGAGGCCACCGAGGACGACCGCGCGGCCCTCGACGCCTTCCGCGAGCGCGAGGCCGGCTGGCTCGACGACTACGCGCTGTTCGCCGCCCTGAAAGACGAGTTCCGGCGGGCGTGGATAGACTGGCCGACCGAGTTGAAGACCCGCGACCCCGACGCGCTCGCCGACGCCCGCGCCGAGTACGCCGACGAGATTCGCTACCGCGAGTTCGTCCAGTTCTGCTTCGACGAGCAGTGGCGCGCCCTCGCCGACTACGCCGACGAGAAGGGCATCACCCTCGTCGGCGACCTCCCCATCTACGTCGCGCTCGACAGCGCCGACGTGTGGGCCGCCCCCGAGGCGTTCGACCTCACCGAATCGAACGAACCCGCCGTCGTCGCCGGCGTCCCGCCGAACCCGGACGACGCCGGCCAGCGCTGGGGCAACCCGCTGTACGACTGGGAGACGCTCCGCGAGGACGGCTACGGCTGGTGGCTCGACCGCCTCCGCCGCCTGTTCGACCTCGTGGACGTGACCCGCATCGACCACTTCAAAGGCTTCGACGAGTTCTGGGCCATCGACGCCGACTCCGACGACCCCGGCGACGGCGAGTGGCGCGACGCGCCCGGCCACGACTTCTTCGAGACGGTCGAGCGCGAACTGGACGACCTCCCGTTCGTCGTCGAGGACCTCGGCTTCCTCGACGCCTCGCTCGTCGACCTCCGCGACCGGTTCGCCTTCCCCGGCATGCGCGTCCCGCAGTACGCCGACTGGTGCCGCGAGGGCGACATGTACCAGCCGATGCACTACCCGGAGAGCTCCGTCGCCTACACCTCGACCCACGACACCGACACGTTCGTCGGCTACTACCGCGACCTCGACGACCGCACCCGCGACTGCCTTCACTACAACATCGGCGCGGACGGCTCGGAGATTCACTGGTCTATCATCGACGCCGTCTGGAACTCCGCGTCCGTCCTCGCGTTCACAACCACGCAGGACCTCCTCGGCCTCGGCTCCGACGCCCGGTTCAACACCCCCGGCACGCAGACCGGAAACTGGGAGTGGCGCGTCACCCGCGAAGGCCTCGACGACGGCGTCGCTGACCGCCTCGCGAGCCTCACGGACCTCCACATCCGCAACTGA
- the thrS gene encoding threonine--tRNA ligase: MSDIAVILPDGTELSVEEGATVRDAAFAIGPGLGKDTVAGVVDGELVDKETPLHDGADLVIVTDQSDEYLDVLRHSAAHVFAQALQRLHPEAKLTIGPWTDDGFYYDVTSVDLEQEDLEAIEDEMRDIIEEDLDIERVVVDREEALEKYADNPYKRDILEEEAAGDDELSFYQQGEFEDLCKGPHVESTGEIGAVKLLNISAAYWRGDEDNDTLTRVYGTAFESESDLEEFLEMREEAKERDHRKLGQELNLFAIDETTGPGLPLYQPNGKRILDELADYAKQLNLDAGYDPVETPHLFRTELWKKSGHYENYVDDMFLLDVNDEEYGLKPMNCPGHATIFDQQSWSYRDLPVRYFEDGKVYRKEQRGELSGLSRVWSFTIDDGHLFVRPDQIEDEINLIIDNILTVFDTFGLDAEVALATRPDKSVGSDEIWEQAETQLRAVLDDSGIDYGIEAGDGAFYGPKIDFAFKDALGRKWDGPTVQLDFNMPDRFDLTYTGEDNEDHQPVMIHRALYGSYERFFMVLIEHFNGKFPFWLAPEQVRILPISDDQIGYAKKLQYELNDFRVDIEDRSWTLGRKIREAQTDRVPYMVIVGGDEEEDGTISVRDRKEREAKDVSVEAFRDHLRSEYDEKRTEPDFLADEE, from the coding sequence ATGAGTGATATCGCTGTCATCCTCCCCGACGGGACGGAACTCTCCGTCGAGGAGGGTGCGACGGTGCGAGACGCCGCGTTCGCAATCGGCCCCGGCCTCGGCAAGGACACCGTCGCCGGCGTCGTCGATGGCGAACTCGTGGACAAGGAGACGCCGCTCCACGACGGCGCGGACCTCGTCATCGTCACCGACCAGTCCGACGAGTATCTGGACGTACTCCGCCACTCGGCGGCCCACGTCTTCGCGCAGGCCCTCCAGCGGCTCCACCCCGAGGCCAAGCTAACCATCGGCCCGTGGACGGACGACGGCTTCTACTACGACGTGACGAGCGTCGACCTCGAACAGGAGGACCTCGAAGCCATCGAAGACGAGATGCGCGACATCATCGAGGAGGACCTCGACATCGAGCGCGTCGTCGTCGACCGCGAGGAGGCCCTGGAGAAGTACGCCGACAACCCCTACAAGCGCGACATCCTCGAAGAGGAGGCCGCCGGCGACGACGAGCTCTCGTTCTACCAGCAGGGCGAGTTCGAGGACCTCTGTAAGGGTCCGCACGTCGAATCGACGGGCGAAATCGGCGCGGTCAAGCTCCTCAACATCTCCGCGGCCTACTGGCGCGGCGACGAGGACAACGACACGCTGACGCGGGTGTACGGCACGGCGTTCGAGTCCGAGTCCGACCTCGAAGAGTTCCTCGAGATGCGCGAGGAGGCCAAGGAGCGCGACCACCGGAAGCTCGGCCAGGAGCTGAACCTGTTCGCCATCGACGAGACGACGGGGCCGGGTCTGCCGCTGTACCAGCCCAACGGCAAGCGCATCCTCGACGAACTCGCGGACTACGCGAAACAGCTCAACCTCGACGCGGGCTACGACCCCGTCGAGACGCCCCACCTGTTCCGGACGGAGCTGTGGAAGAAGTCGGGCCACTACGAGAACTACGTGGACGACATGTTCCTCCTCGACGTGAACGACGAGGAGTACGGCCTGAAGCCGATGAACTGCCCCGGTCACGCGACCATCTTCGACCAGCAGTCGTGGTCGTACCGCGACCTGCCGGTGCGCTACTTCGAGGACGGGAAGGTCTACCGGAAGGAACAGCGCGGCGAGCTGTCGGGCCTCTCGCGGGTCTGGTCTTTCACCATCGACGACGGCCACCTGTTCGTCCGCCCCGACCAGATCGAGGACGAAATCAACCTCATCATCGACAACATCCTGACGGTGTTCGACACCTTCGGGCTGGACGCCGAAGTCGCGCTCGCGACGCGCCCCGACAAATCCGTCGGCAGCGACGAAATCTGGGAGCAGGCGGAGACGCAGCTGCGCGCGGTCCTCGACGACAGCGGCATCGACTACGGCATCGAGGCCGGCGACGGCGCGTTCTACGGGCCGAAAATCGACTTCGCGTTCAAGGACGCCCTCGGTCGCAAGTGGGACGGTCCGACGGTCCAGCTCGACTTCAACATGCCCGACCGCTTCGACCTCACCTACACGGGCGAGGACAACGAGGACCACCAGCCGGTGATGATTCACCGCGCGCTCTACGGCAGTTACGAGCGCTTCTTCATGGTCCTCATCGAGCACTTCAACGGCAAGTTCCCGTTCTGGCTCGCGCCCGAGCAGGTCCGCATCCTGCCCATCTCGGACGACCAGATTGGGTACGCGAAGAAGCTCCAGTACGAACTCAACGACTTCCGCGTCGACATCGAGGACCGCTCGTGGACGCTCGGCCGGAAGATTCGCGAGGCTCAGACCGACCGCGTCCCGTACATGGTCATCGTCGGCGGCGACGAGGAAGAAGACGGAACTATCTCCGTCCGCGACCGCAAGGAACGCGAGGCCAAGGACGTGAGCGTCGAGGCGTTCCGCGACCACCTCCGGAGCGAATACGACGAAAAGCGCACGGAACCCGACTTCCTCGCCGACGAGGAGTGA
- a CDS encoding alpha/beta hydrolase family protein, translating into MDHLETPAVHRLLTSPAGRLLTSRPFEAFKTRSLPRESGVVRARAAADVALSEGPEAFLREVGAPPAPHLHDRIERALARYARLRGAYDETMDRWERVFWGDGESTPDERVAVERERREVSERRAKPTDIFGFLSKEHLVPPVKFETPPPEDARTRWHHELAEPERLYGFVESSAAEEFPRVERSATVRGPGTVEYLLRFRSPSPHLSDRATARVYEPVDIDANTDGDVDLPTLVFHSGWGMFDDQLTYWPEEESVARALVPEGYRVILPDAPWHGRRELLGRYSGEPYIARAPVGLFTLYSAAALETAVLIDWARTEGAPAVGVGGVSLGGTVALHVGGRCGDWPESMRPDLLFPVGMPGAIDQTLLAGGLTKLLDIDDALDAAGWTGAALHEFAPLLNPPKTPCLAPERVFSFVGSRDEMAPASTARALLDEWGVPRPNRREWDCGHFGVLAHLIRDESFRTTVRRELDAAARDRRNRESVTA; encoded by the coding sequence ATGGACCACCTCGAAACCCCGGCGGTACACCGGTTGCTCACTTCGCCCGCCGGCCGACTGTTGACCTCGCGCCCGTTCGAGGCGTTCAAGACCCGCTCGCTCCCCCGCGAGTCCGGCGTCGTCCGCGCTCGCGCCGCGGCCGACGTGGCGCTCTCGGAGGGCCCGGAAGCGTTCCTCCGCGAGGTCGGCGCGCCGCCCGCGCCGCACCTCCACGACCGAATCGAACGCGCCCTCGCGCGGTACGCCCGCCTCCGCGGCGCGTACGACGAGACGATGGACCGCTGGGAGCGCGTCTTCTGGGGCGACGGCGAGTCGACGCCCGACGAGCGCGTCGCCGTCGAGCGAGAGCGCCGCGAGGTGTCGGAACGGCGGGCCAAACCGACCGACATCTTCGGCTTCCTCTCGAAGGAACACCTCGTACCGCCGGTGAAGTTCGAGACACCCCCGCCCGAGGACGCGCGGACCCGCTGGCACCACGAACTCGCTGAACCCGAGCGGCTCTACGGCTTCGTCGAGTCCAGCGCGGCCGAGGAGTTCCCTCGCGTCGAGCGCTCCGCGACCGTCCGCGGGCCGGGAACCGTCGAGTACCTGCTTCGCTTCCGGTCGCCCTCGCCGCACCTCAGCGACCGGGCGACCGCGCGGGTGTACGAACCCGTCGACATCGACGCCAACACAGACGGCGACGTCGACCTGCCGACGCTCGTCTTCCACTCCGGCTGGGGGATGTTCGACGACCAACTCACCTACTGGCCCGAAGAGGAGTCTGTCGCCCGCGCGCTCGTCCCGGAGGGCTACCGGGTCATCCTCCCCGACGCGCCGTGGCACGGCCGCCGCGAGCTACTCGGTCGATACAGCGGCGAGCCCTACATCGCCCGCGCGCCAGTCGGCCTGTTCACGCTCTACTCGGCGGCCGCGCTGGAGACCGCCGTCCTCATCGACTGGGCGCGGACCGAGGGCGCGCCGGCTGTCGGCGTCGGCGGCGTCAGCCTCGGCGGGACCGTCGCGCTCCACGTCGGCGGCCGGTGCGGCGACTGGCCCGAGTCGATGCGCCCCGACCTGCTGTTCCCCGTGGGAATGCCCGGCGCAATCGACCAGACGCTCCTCGCGGGCGGCCTCACGAAACTGCTCGACATCGACGACGCGCTCGACGCGGCCGGCTGGACCGGCGCGGCGCTCCACGAGTTCGCGCCGCTGTTGAATCCACCCAAAACGCCGTGTCTCGCGCCCGAACGCGTCTTCTCGTTCGTCGGCAGCCGCGACGAGATGGCTCCCGCCTCGACGGCCCGCGCGCTCCTCGACGAGTGGGGCGTCCCGCGGCCGAACCGCCGCGAGTGGGACTGCGGACATTTCGGCGTGCTCGCACACCTCATCAGGGACGAATCGTTCCGAACGACGGTCCGGCGAGAGTTGGACGCGGCGGCGCGGGACCGCCGAAACAGAGAATCAGTTACCGCCTGA